Part of the Bacillus cereus group sp. RP43 genome is shown below.
GACTTCAGTCTGGTGCAATGATTATGCAATATGCAGCAGCATCACTCGTTTCTGAGAATAAAACGTTAGCACATCCGGCGAGTGTAGATTCAATTCCATCGTCAGCTAACCAAGAAGATCATGTAAGTATGGGAACAATTGCTTCACGTCATGCACATCAAATTATTCAAAATGCAAGACGAGTTCTTGCAATTGAGATGATCTGTGCGATGCAAGCTGCGGAATATCGCGGTATTGAAGAGATGAGTACAGTAACGAAAGCTTTCTACCATCAAGGTCGTCAACAAGTGCCTTCTATTACAAATGACCGCATATTCTCAACAGATATTGAAAATATTGCGCATTGGTTAAAAACGAATTACTCGATAAAAGAAAGAATGGATGTAAACGCAGCACTATAAAACGAGAAAAGGGAGAGATTGAAATGGAAAAAGTACAACAAACAATTCGTGCGGCAAGAGGTACTGAGTTACAAACGAAAGGATGGGTTCAAGAAGCTGCACTTCGAATGTTAATGAACAATTTAGACCCTGAAGTAGCTGAAAAACCAGAAGAATTAGTTGTATACGGCGGAATTGGTCGTGCAGCTCGTAACTGGGAAAGCTACCATGCAATTGTTGATTCATTAAAAACGTTAGAAAGCGACGAAACGTTACTTGTTCAATCAGGAAAACCAGTTGCAATTTTTAAATCACATGAAGATGCGCCTCGCGTTCTTTTAGCAAACTCAAACTTAGTACCAAAATGGGCGAACTGGGATCACTTCCGTGAACTAGAGAAAAAAGGTCTTATGATGTACGGACAAATGACAGCAGGTAGCTGGATTTACATTGGAACACAAGGGATTTTACAAGGAACATATGAAACATTTGGTGAAGCGGCACGTCAACATTTCGATGGTTCATTAAAAGGTACAGTAACACTTACTGCTGGTTTAGGTGGTATGGGTGGTGCACAACCGCTTGCTGTAACGATGAACGGCGGTGTTGTAATTGCTATTGATGTAGATAAGCGTAGTATCGATCGTCGTATTGAAAAGAGATATTGTGATCTGTATACAGAGTCTTTAGAAGAAGCGTTAACTATTGCGAACGAGTATAAAGAGAAGAAAGAACCGATTTCAATTGGATTGCTAGGAAATGCGGCAGAGATTTTACCAGAGCTAGTGAAGCGTAATATTACGCCAGATTTAGTTACGGATCAAACATCTGCTCATGATCCATTAAACGGTTATATTCCAGTAGGTTACACGTTAGAAGAAGCAGCGAAGCTTCGTGAAGAAGATCCAGAACGTTACGTACAATTATCAAAAGAAAGTATGAAAAAACATGTAGAAGCAATGCTTGCAATGCAAGAAAAAGGCGCGATTACATTTGATTACGGAAATAACATTCGCCAAGTTGCTTTCGATGAAGGATTAAAAAATGCTTTCGATTTCCCAGGATTCGTTCCAGCATTTATCCGTCCATTATTCTGTGAAGGAAAAGGACCATTCCGCTGGGTAGCACTTTCTGGTGATCCAGAAGATATTTATAAAACAGACGAAGTTATTTTACGCGAGTTCGCGGATAATGAACATTTATGTAATTGGATTCGTATGGCACGCCAGCAAGTTGAGTTCCAAGGTCTTCCATCACGTATTTGTTGGCTTGGTTATGGCGAGCGTGCAAAATTTGGCCGCATTATTAATGAAATGGTGGCTAATGGGGAATTATCAGCACCGATCGTTATCGGCCGTGACCATTTAGATTGTGGATCAGTGGCATCTCCAAACCGTGAAACAGAATCTATGAAAGACGGTAGTGATGCAGTAGCAGACTGGCCAATTTTAAATGCATTAATTAACAGTGTAAACGGTGCAAGCTGGGTATCTGTTCACCACGGTGGTGGCGTTGGTATGGGTTATTCACTTCACGCCGGAATGGTTATCGTTGCAGATGGAACAGAAGCAGCAGCAAAACGTATTGAGCGCGTATTAACTTCTGACCCTGGTATGGGTGTTGTTCGTCACGTTGATGCAGGCTATGACTTAGCGGTTCAAACTGCGAAAGAAAAAGGCGTTAACATTCCAATGATGAAATAAGGAGGAAGAAACATGCTGGACACTTTACTAATAAATATCGGTCAATTACTAACAATGGATCAAGAAGATGGCTTGTTAAGACGGGAAGCGATGAACACGCTTCCTGTTATTGAAAACGGTGCCGTTGGAATCGAAAACGGTGTGATTACTTTCGTTGGAACAGCAGAAGAAGCAAAAGGATTACAAGCGAAAGAGGTTATTGATTGCGGCGGGAAAATGGTTTCGCCTGGTCTTGTTGACCCGCATACTCATCTTGTATTTGGTGGATCTCGTGAAAATGAAATCGCGCTGAAATTACAAGGAGTTCCGTACTTGGAAATTTTAGAACAAGGCGGAGGTATTCTTTCAACTGTAAATGCAACGAAACAAGCATCGAAAGAAGAACTTGTTCAAAAAGCTAAATTTCATTTAGACCGTATGCTATCTTTCGGTGTAACAACCGTAGAAGCGAAGAGTGGTTACGGATTAGATGATGAGACGGAATGGAAACAATTAGAGGCAACTGCACAATTACAAAAAGAGCATCCAATTGATTTAGTTTCAACATTTTTAGGTGCTCATGCAGTTCCGAAAGAGTATAAAGGAAGATCGAAAGAATTTTTACAATGGATGCTAGATCTATTACCAGAAATGAAAGAGAAGCAATTAGCTGAGTTCGTTGATATTTTCTGTGAAACAGGTGTGTTCTCTGTAGAAGAATCAAAAGAATTTTTATTAAAAGCGAAAGAGCTTGGCTTTGATGTGAAAATTCATGCAGATGAAATCGACCCTCTTGGTGGTGCGGAAGCAGCGGCTGAAATTGGCGCAGCATCAGCAGATCATTTAGTTGGCGCTTCTGATAAAGGAATTGAAATGCTTGCGAATTCTAATACAGTTGCAACTTTATTACCAGGAACAACTTTCTATTTGAATAAAGAAAGTTTCGCACGTGGCCGTAAAATGATCGATGAAGGTGTTGCGGTTGCTTTAGCTACAGACTTTAACCCAGGTAGCTGTCCAACTGAAAACATTCAGCTTATTATGAGCATTGCGATGCTGAAACTAAAAATGACACCAGAAGAAGTTTGGAATGCGGTAACAGTTAACTCTGCTCACGCAATTAATCGTGGTGATGTAGCTGGGAAAATTAGAGTTGGTCGTAAGGCAGATTTAGTTTTATGGGATGCTTATAATTATGCTTACGTGCCGTACCATTACGGCGTAAGTCATGTAAATACAGTATGGAAGAGCGGTAATATCGCATATACAAGAGGTGAACAATCGTGGAGCACGGCCACTATTTAAAGAGAAATGCAAAATTTATCGATCGTGAAGTAACGAAATGGAGTGAGATGATTAAAGATTGGGAGGAAGGCGTAGAAATATTCGGTGCAGCCTTAATTGGTGCACCTCTTTCTAAACCATCTATTAGTCATTCAGGAGCATGTTTTGCACCAAAAACAATTCGTTCAATGTTAGATGCATATAGCACGTACGCAATTACAGAAGAACACGATATGAAAGAAAGTGTTCTTCATGATTGCGGTGATATTACGATGCATGTAACAGATATAAAAGAGAGTCATAACCGAATTGCGAAAACAGTTGGTCACTTGACGAAAGTAAATCCGAAAATGATACCAATCGTTCTTGGTGGTGACCACTCGATTAGTTTTCCAAGTATAACCGGTTTTGCAAATAGTAAAGGGAATGTCGGTATTATTCAATTTGATGCTCATCATGATTTACGTAATTTAGATGATGGTGGTCCGTCAAATGGTACACCGTTCCGTAGTTTGCTAGAAAATGATGTGATTACAGGAAAACAACTCGTTCAAATTGGGATTCGTAATTTTTCAAATGCACGAGCGTACCATGAATATGCAAAAGAGCATGGCGTGACAGTGTATACAATGAAAGATGTAAGAGAGCGAGAAATAAAAGATCTTATTTCAGAAAGTATTGAAGTATTAAGAAAACAAGGTGTGACTTCTATTTATATTTCTCTTGATATGGACGTACTAGACCAAGCGTTTGCGCCAGGCTGTCCAGCAATTGGCCCTGGTGGAATGGATAGTACAACTTTACTTGATGCAATTGAATTCCTTGGTAAAGAGCCACTCGTTCAAGGGATGGATATAGTAGAAATTGATCCAACTCTTGATTTTAGGGATATGACAAGTAGAGTAGCTGCGCAAGTGATTATGAGTTTTCTTTTAGCGCGAGAAACGATTAGAAAACAGGTTAGTATATAAGCGAAGAATCGTATGTGTGAAGTTTTGAAGTAATCGTTTTTGTCTTTCATGTTGCACATTATATAAAAATACATCGCTACTTATATGTAGGGATGTATTTTTTTGTTTTACAAGGTATATAAAATTGGAGGGAATGGGTGTGAAAAGGTAACAAAAATGCGGGTTTTTTAGTGTTTCTGTACAGATTGAATTTTTATGTATAAATAAATTGACATGGAAAATAATTTTGTGATATTATAAAAATTTTGCTAAAAAAATAAATGTGTGTTATGCTTGAGAAGGTTACCATATATGGAGGTGGATTATTTGTTTCAAATTGGCGATAACATTGTTTATCCAATGCACGGAGCAGGTATAATTAAAGCCATAGAAGAAAAGGAAATTTCAGGGGAAAAACAACAGTATTATGTTATAAAAATGTCGGCTAGTAATATGGAAGTAATGATTCCTATGGGGAAAATATTGAATTCAAATATACGACCAGTTACAAATCTAAAGGCATTAACACACATAATAGATGTTTTTCAACATGGAGAATCAGATAGATTACTTACGTGGAAACAAAGGTATAAATTGAACACTGATAAAATAAAAACGGGTAAAATACAAGAAGGTGCTGAAGTTGTACGTGATTTATTACGTATGCAGAAAGAAAAAGCACTTAATGCAAGCGAAAAGAAAATGTTAGATAACGCACATGAATTTTTGATTAGTGAACTGGGATTAATTGAGGGTATCACAGAAAATCAAATAAAAAGCTTTTGTTAAGATTCATTGTAGATAATGTATTACATCCCAAAAAAGATCTTGAATTTTTTGGGAATATAATTATAGAGAATCAATCATTTCAAAGACATTCAACTCTTTCAAACCACTTTTAGAGCATTAACCTCTTTTGTTATTACTACAATCTAATCCATTTTTATTTTTTAATTTCTTTTACGAATGTTCGAGGTTTAATTAAATAACTCGATAAAATAGTTACTTGATTTTTGCAATCCTGATTCACACTGGCACGGACGAGGAGCCGTAAGGATGAAAGAGAGGTAGGGCTTTCATTGTTTTAGGTATATAAGTTATTATTTTTAGAAGAATACTGAACCACTCCCACTTCTATTGTTAAGAGATTTTCCATATGTGAGGAGATAATAATTGTTTATTTTCTTTATGTAAAAGAGATAAACGAATTGTTAGCCTTATATGGTCAACTAAAAAAAGGTTTCCTAATTAGGAAACCTTTTTAATTTTTGTTTTTATTATTCTGTTTGTTTAATATTCGAATTTATAATGGTAAAGACGTATAAATTGACGTTACTATCTAAAAGTAAGTATGATGCGATTATAGTTAGATTTTTTTAGGGGGAAGAAAAATGACAAGTTCAAATAATAAAGCAGCAAGTATTTATGAAGGAACAAATATAAACGCTTGGGGGTCTTTTGAAAATATTGAAGAAACGAAATTATTCCATCCGATTCAAGTTGGATCTTGGTCTCTTCGTAATCGCATAGCGATGGCACCGATGACGAGATGTTTTGCAAATAATGAGACTGAAGTCGTTGGTGCTGACGTAGTCGAATATTACCGAAAACGTGCTGCTGATGGAGTTGGATTAATTATTACAGAAGGAATTGTTATTAGTCCAAGAGCAAAAGGGAATCCAGGAGTTCCAGGTATTTATACACAAGCGCAAGTCGATTCTTGGAAACCTGTTACAGAGGCGGTACATAAAGAAGGCGGAACGATTATCGCTCAAATATGGCATGTTGGACGTATGAGTCATCATGAAATAATTGGTGGTCAAATGCCGCAAGCACCGTCAGCAATTGCTGCGGAAGGGAATGTTCCGCGTTTTCGTAAACCATTTGATACACCAGAAGCAATGACAATAGAAGAAATAAAAGAAGTTGTTGGTCAATATGCACAAGCTGCAAAAAACGCAATTGAAGCTGGGTTTGATGGAGTAGAAATTCACGGTGCACACGGATATTTAATTGATCAATTTACTTATGAGTTTGCGAATAAGCGAACTGATAAATACGGCGGTGACTTGAAGCAAAGGTTAACATTTATGAAAGAAGTAACGGAGGCTGTAATTGAAGCAGTTGGAGCTAATAAAACGCTGCTTCGCTTCTCTGCCTTTAAAGGTGATAACCCTGTCTATATGTGGGAAAACCCAGAACTTGCGATTGAAACTTTTGTAAATATGTTCAAAGAAGTTGGATTAACGATGATTCACCCTTCAACGATGAATTATACGGCAGTTATTGCTGACGGAAAGAATTTTCATCAATTAGTAAGAAAATATTGGGATGGTACTATCGTAGGAGTAGGGAATTTGAATCCGAAAGAGGCAGAAGAAGCATTGCAAGAAGGAACAATTGATGTAGCGGCGTTCGGAAGACCATTAATTGCGAACCCAGATTTTGTTCATCGAATTAAAAATGCTGAAAGTTTAGTTGAATATGACGCGAAAGAGCATCTTGCTACACTAATTTGAATAAGGATAAAAGGAGAACACATGAAGTGTTCTCCTTTTATTATGGAATTTCATAGGAGGAAGCGGGATGAGTGAAACGCTACTCGTTATTATTAGTATATTGCTCTTATTGATGTTACTTTTAATCGCCTTTTTTATCATTACATTTTTTATAAAAAAACGGACGCATCATTCTATATTAAAACTGCATCCATACTTAGGGAGAATGCGCTATCTACTTGAAAAAATAGGGCCGGAGTTTCGGCAATATTGGTTTGATCACGATACTGACGGAAAACCATTCTCACGCTATGATTTTCAAAGTATTATGTTTTTAGCGAAGTATCGTTCTGAAATACTTGGTTTTGGATCAAAACGAGATTTTGATGAATCTGGTTATTATATTGCTAATACACTGTTTCCGATATTGACGGATGAATTAAGTGTGGATCTCATGCAAGAACGTGAGGGGAAAAAGTATGTGATCCATAAAGAAGGGTTATTTTCAAGAAGAGAGAAATTGACAGCGGATACAACGAATCTTTGGTTATATGAAGATGACGATGCAATTATAGTTGGTGAAAATCGTAAATATCCATGGAAACTACATGGAATGTTTGGAGCATCAGCGACATCTTACGGTGCGATTGGAGAAAATTATATTTTAGCGAGCGGTTTTGGTGCGAAAATGGCAGGTGGATCGTGGATTAATACTGGAGAAGGGGGCGTAATTCCAGAACATTTACATACAGGAGCGAATATCGTTGCGCAAATTGGTCCAGGGTTATTCGGATACCGTGATGAAGACGGGAATTTTTCAATGGAGAAATTTATGGATAAAGCGAAAGAAAGTAATATTAAGGCGTTCGAATTGAAATTTGGGCAAGGTGCTAAAATACGTGGTGGTCATCTAGAGGGACAAAAAGTAAATGAGAAAATTGCTTCTGTTCGGAACGTACGAGAAGGGGAGACGATTAATTCACCGAATCGATTTTCATTTTTAAATAATGCAGCGGATACACTTTACTTTATTCAAAAATTGCAAAAAAACGGTGGCAAGCCAGTCGGGATGAAAATCGTAATTGGACAGCAGGAGCCTTTGGAAGATTTATTAAAAACAATGAGTGAATTAAATATTTATCCAGATTTTATTACAATTGATGGTTCAGAAGGTGGATCGGGTGCCACGTATAAATCGATGGCAGATAGTATGGGGCTTCCGCTTATACCGGCATTACTTACATTTATTGATACAGCAAATTATTTTGGTGTCCGGGATAAATTAAAGGTGTTTGCCTCTGGGAAATTAGTCACACCAGATAAAGTGGCGATTGCTTTAGCTATCGGTGCAGATGCCGTAAATTCGGCACGCGGATTTATGATGGCGAGTGGTTGTATTATGGCACTTCAATGTAATTCAGGGCAATGTCCATCTGGAGTTGCAACTACGAATCCACACTACCAAAAAGCATTAGATCCGTATGAGAAAAAATGGCGAGTAATGAATTACATTGTTAGTATGAGATATAGTTTGTTTTCATTAGCGGCAGCAGCAGGGGTAAAGAGCCCGCGCCATTTAACAAGAGAACATATTGTATTTAAAGATGAGGTGGGAAGGGTAGTCCCTCTTTCGGAATTGTTTCCTATAGTAAATAAAAGATAAGCTATGTTTAATAGATTAAAAGTCATACATTTGTATGGCTTTTTTGATTATAGTAGTATGGGGGTTAATTGTCAGAATATTGTTTTTGATGAAAAAATGAAACGATATGCTCATTGACAATAAAAAATAATTAGACTATAATAAATCTCGAATTCAAGATAAATTTAAGGATAGTTAAAATAATGTTAGACTAAACACATTGTAAGAACAGTAATTTTTTTATGGATTATCTCGAATTCGAGATAATTTTCGAGCAGGATGAAATGTGTTAGTTTTTTAGAGAAATACCTCAAGCTTGAGAAAGATAGTATTACGGATTGAACTTTATCATATGGACAAAATGAATAATGAATTTTAGCGAATAAACGTTTTTTATAATGAAATAAAAAGGGATGTGGAGAAAATGGAAAAGAAGACGATGGGAATTCACCATATTACAGCAATCGTAGGTCATCCACAAGAAAATGTAGATTTTTATGCAGGTGTATTAGGATTGCGTTTAGTAAAACAAACAGTGAATTTTGATGATCCAGGTACGTATCACCTTTACTTTGGAAATGAAGGAGGAAAACCAGGAACTATTATTACATTTTTCCCATGGGCAGGTGCAAAGCAAGGTGTTATTGGAGATGGTCAAGTAGGGGTAACTTCTTACGTTGTACCTAAAGGTGCTATGGGGTTTTGGGAAAAGAGATTGGAGAAATTCAATATTTCGTATACAAAAATGACTCGCTTTGGAGAAAAATATTTGGAATTTGATGATCCACATGGTTTGCATTTAGAGTTAGTTGCAAGAGAAGAAGGCGAGTTAAATACTTGGAGCTTTGGAGAAGTTACTTCAGAAGTAGCTATTAAAGGATTTGGTGGGGCGGTTCTTTTATCGGCACAACCTCAAAAAACTGCCGAATTGTTAGAACATGTAATGGGACTTGAAAAAGTTGGAGAAGAGGGAGAGTTTATGCGGTTCCGTTCTTCAGCTGAAATTGGAAATGTAATTGATTTAAAGATACATTCTATCGGACGTGGGCAAATGGGTGTTGGGACGGTTCATCATATTGCATGGAGAGCTAGCGATGATACCGATCAATTAGACTGGAAAGAGCATGTGTCCCGCTTTGGATATGGTGTAACTCCTGTACAAGACCGAAATTATTTTAACGCAATTTATTTTAGAGAACACGGCGAAATCTTATTTGAAATTGCAACAGACCCTCCTGGTTTCGCTCATGATGAATCATTAGAGACGATGGGTGAGGAATTAAAATTACCAGAGCGATATGATCAGCATAGAAAACAGATTGAACAAGGGTTATTACCAATTGAAGTAAGAGAATTAGACTAATTATATATGTAATTGAAAGGGGAGAAAAAATGATGAAACATGTTTTTCAAAAAGGAAAAGATGAGTCAAAATCAACACTATTATTGCTTCATGGTACAGGAGGAAATGAATTAGATTTATTACCGCTTGCAGAAAGAATTGATCCAAAAGCTTCTGTATTAAGTGTTCGTGGAAATGTATTAGAAAATGGGATGCCTCGTTTCTTCCGCCGATTAGCAGAGGGTATTTTTGATGAAGAGGATCTTGTTTTCCGTACGAAGGAATTAAATGAATTTTTAAATGAAGCAGCAAAAACATATGAATTTGATAGAGATAATATCGTAGCTGTTGGGTATTCAAATGGAGCAAATATTGCAGCGAGTTTATTATTCCATTATGAAAATGCATTAAAAGGTGCCATTCTTCATCATCCAATGGTCCCAAGAAGAGGGATGGAACTTCCTAATTTAGTAGAGAAAGCAGTGTTTATTGCTGCTGGAACAAATGATCCAATTTGTTCACCTTCTGAGTCAGAGGAATTGAAGGTGCTATTAGAAAATGCAAATGCTAATGTAACAATGCATTGGGAAAATAGAGGACATCAATTAACGATGAATGAAGTAGAGAAGGCAACAGAATGGTATGAAAAAATGTTTTCACATGCATAAATAGTAGACTAAATCGAGTGTAAAATCATAAAGATTTTATACTCGGTTTTTTTGTTGTAATTTAAGGAATTAAAAGAGAATAGGAAAGTTATGTTAAAATATAAAGAAAAGCAAAGGGGTTCCTGTTTTGTTAATGAGCAGGAGTGTAGAATAATTGGCAATTTGTTTTAAGGGTGTCGATTTTTCTAATAATGAGGGGGAACTATTAGATGTCAAACTACGAAAATGAAGAAATGCTAACGGGAGGGAATGTCTCAAACGTATATCGTTCGGAAGATACTGTTCGACGAGAATTAAAGCAAGGCAGTACCAAAATTCATAAGCTATTAAATCATTTGGAAAACAAAGGTTTTAGTTATGCACCAAAGTTTTTAGGTATTGATGATAAAGATAGAGAGATATTATCATTTATTGAAGGAGAAGCTGGTAATTATCCTTTAAAAGAGTACATGTGGTCTAATGATGTTTTAAAAGAAATAGCGAAGATGCTCCGTCTTTATCATGATGCTGTGAGTGATTTCCCGTTATCAGATGATTGGAAACCGATGGATAATACTCCAAATAAAATAGAGGTTGTATGCCATAATGATTTTGCAATATACAACATTATTTTTAATAACGAAAAACCAGTAGGTATTATTGATTTTGATGTTGCTGGTCCTGGACCAAGACTTTGGGATATAGCATATACTCTTTACACTTGTGTCCCATTAAGTAGAGTTTATTATAAGGAAACAGGTGAGGCAGTTTATTATAGTTCATTACAGCATGCGGAACGTATAAAGAAAAGGGTTAAATTGTTTTTTGAATCTTACGGTGGGGTTATGGAAGAAGATTATCTGGAAATGGTATTGCTACGATTAGAAGGGTTATGTAAATATATGAAAAGAAAAGCAAAAGAAGGCGATATGAACTTCAAAAAAATGATAGATGAAGGACACCTTGACCATTATGAAAACGATATTAAATTCATTCGTGAACATGGAAGAGAATGGATGTAATGAAATACGTTTTATACAAAAATAAAGCTCAGAGTCATATAGGGACTTTGAGCTTTTTAGTGTAGATGTTTCCACAATAACTGAACTACTTATAATATTTTGTAGATGTATAGTTACGAGTTTGTTACAGGCTGAGATGTAGCAATTGGTAATTGGATATCGACAGTTGTTCCTATGTTTAATTCACTTGAAATGAATAATTTTCCGTGATGCTCTTGAATGATTTTATAGCACATCATTAAGCCCAGCCCAGTTCCTTTTTCTTTCAAGCTATAAAAAGGTTCGCCAAGACGAGCCATGCGCTCTTCAGGAATCCCACAACCTTCATCGATAATGCGTATTGAAACAAAATCATTTTCTAACGAAGCTGTTTGAATGAATATGTTACCACCATCAGGCATCGCCTCAATCGCATTTTTTAATATGTTAATAAAAACTTGTTTTAATTGATTACTGTCACATTGAATGTCAGAAATATAATCGAAATGGTCCATAATGATATGAACGCTATGCATAATTGCTGTTGGTAAAATAAAAGTTACAACTTCTTCAATTAATGTTTGTACGTTGCATGTATGAATAGATAACACTTGTGGTTTAGACATCGCCATAAATTGGCTTGTTATAGATTCCATTTGTGAAATCTCACTCAGCATAACGTCCACATACCATTTATTTTCCTCATTTATTTCTGGATGTAATAATGTTAAAAATCCTTTTAATGAAGTGAGCGGGTTTCTGATTTCATGTGCAATTCCAGCTGTCAGTTGTCCTACTACTGCAAGCTTTTCGGATTTTCGTAATAACTTTTCAGTTTCTTTTAGTTCGGTAACGTCCCTTCCCATCACTATAAGACCTTTTCGTGAGCCATCAGGGTGGAAGAGTGGGACTTTTGAAATACTTAAAACTAGGTCGAAGTCATCTCTATGTATAATAAATTCCTCTCCGTGAAGAATTTGTCCTTTTTGCCATGTTAGTTCATCGACTTCTTCACAGTGCAAAAAAGCTTCTCGGTACGCTTCGTTATATTGAATGAGTTCATTATCTCTTTTTCCATGATAAGGAACGTTATGGAAATTGAAACAAGAAAGCGCATAGTCATTCGCTTCCAGCCACCGCCCTTCATGATCCTTAAAAATAACAAACGCAGGCATTGAATTCATTAATGTGCGTAATCGTTTCTCACTCTCTTGTAATACTTTCTCAATTCTTTCTGATTTTTCAAGTGGTTTCATAATGGCGTATACACCTGTTAAACGGTTTTCAACAAAAATAGGAACTAATTTTGTTACGGCATCTAGTAAATATCCGTCTTTATGATAAATAGAGACGATATACTCTTTTTGATTGTCAGCTGCAGTATTTTTTATGTATTGTAGCACTTGATCAGAAATATGTGCTTCTAAAATAGAAGTGATTGTTTTTCGCTCCAATTCGTTAGAAGTATAACCTAATATTCTTTCAGCAGAGGGGTTAATATGTAAAATAACTCCTTCTAAATTCAATGAAATAATACTATCAGGGTTATGTTCAAAAAGAGATGCATACATTTCTGCTAAAGAACGATTTTGTATATGGTTTCGCAGGCGTCCTGATACGTTTGGGTGACGCTTTTTTTGAGTAGATGAATATTTTTTACGACTCATAATATTTCCTCCGTACAACTGGCATCTAAAAAAGATGGATCTATTAATAACTATAATATAGGTGTGATGTGTATTTCTATAAAAAATGGAAATTACATAGTGAATTTTCTTTTTTTATTTTTAGTGGAAGGTATAAAAGGTAGTAATAAGAGAATCTTATATTGCTTTATTAATTTTTTGTAAGTTACATGAATGTATTTTCGTTATAACATTAGAATAGAAGAGGGGGAAGGAATATGAAAAATTATATTCAAGGAATTGATCATGTACAAGTAGCTGCGCCTGTAGGATGTGAAGAAGAAGCGCGAGAATTTTATGGTAATAAAATTGGTATGGAGGAAATTCCGAAACCGGAGGAATTAAAGAAGCGTGGTGGGTGTTGGTTTAAGTGTGGAAATCAAGAGATTCATATCGGAGTTGAGCAAAACTTTAATCCAGCTAAAAAAGCGCATCCGGCTTTTTATGTTTTAAAAATTGATGAATTTAAACAAGAGTTAATAAAGCAAGGTGTTGAAGTAATAGATGATAATGCACGACCAGATGTAATTAGATTTTACGTATCAGATCCGTTTGGAAATCGAATTGAATTCATGGAAAATAAAAACTAGGTGAAGGTTCACCTAGTTTTTTATACTTTTCTAAACAATCCTAATACTTCAACGGTTTCTGTAATATTAACGAATGCATGAGGATCAATTT
Proteins encoded:
- a CDS encoding FMN-binding glutamate synthase family protein; its protein translation is MSETLLVIISILLLLMLLLIAFFIITFFIKKRTHHSILKLHPYLGRMRYLLEKIGPEFRQYWFDHDTDGKPFSRYDFQSIMFLAKYRSEILGFGSKRDFDESGYYIANTLFPILTDELSVDLMQEREGKKYVIHKEGLFSRREKLTADTTNLWLYEDDDAIIVGENRKYPWKLHGMFGASATSYGAIGENYILASGFGAKMAGGSWINTGEGGVIPEHLHTGANIVAQIGPGLFGYRDEDGNFSMEKFMDKAKESNIKAFELKFGQGAKIRGGHLEGQKVNEKIASVRNVREGETINSPNRFSFLNNAADTLYFIQKLQKNGGKPVGMKIVIGQQEPLEDLLKTMSELNIYPDFITIDGSEGGSGATYKSMADSMGLPLIPALLTFIDTANYFGVRDKLKVFASGKLVTPDKVAIALAIGADAVNSARGFMMASGCIMALQCNSGQCPSGVATTNPHYQKALDPYEKKWRVMNYIVSMRYSLFSLAAAAGVKSPRHLTREHIVFKDEVGRVVPLSELFPIVNKR
- a CDS encoding VOC family protein; the encoded protein is MEKKTMGIHHITAIVGHPQENVDFYAGVLGLRLVKQTVNFDDPGTYHLYFGNEGGKPGTIITFFPWAGAKQGVIGDGQVGVTSYVVPKGAMGFWEKRLEKFNISYTKMTRFGEKYLEFDDPHGLHLELVAREEGELNTWSFGEVTSEVAIKGFGGAVLLSAQPQKTAELLEHVMGLEKVGEEGEFMRFRSSAEIGNVIDLKIHSIGRGQMGVGTVHHIAWRASDDTDQLDWKEHVSRFGYGVTPVQDRNYFNAIYFREHGEILFEIATDPPGFAHDESLETMGEELKLPERYDQHRKQIEQGLLPIEVRELD
- a CDS encoding dienelactone hydrolase family protein — encoded protein: MKHVFQKGKDESKSTLLLLHGTGGNELDLLPLAERIDPKASVLSVRGNVLENGMPRFFRRLAEGIFDEEDLVFRTKELNEFLNEAAKTYEFDRDNIVAVGYSNGANIAASLLFHYENALKGAILHHPMVPRRGMELPNLVEKAVFIAAGTNDPICSPSESEELKVLLENANANVTMHWENRGHQLTMNEVEKATEWYEKMFSHA
- a CDS encoding phosphotransferase; translated protein: MSNYENEEMLTGGNVSNVYRSEDTVRRELKQGSTKIHKLLNHLENKGFSYAPKFLGIDDKDREILSFIEGEAGNYPLKEYMWSNDVLKEIAKMLRLYHDAVSDFPLSDDWKPMDNTPNKIEVVCHNDFAIYNIIFNNEKPVGIIDFDVAGPGPRLWDIAYTLYTCVPLSRVYYKETGEAVYYSSLQHAERIKKRVKLFFESYGGVMEEDYLEMVLLRLEGLCKYMKRKAKEGDMNFKKMIDEGHLDHYENDIKFIREHGREWM
- a CDS encoding BA3702 family sensor histidine kinase — protein: MSRKKYSSTQKKRHPNVSGRLRNHIQNRSLAEMYASLFEHNPDSIISLNLEGVILHINPSAERILGYTSNELERKTITSILEAHISDQVLQYIKNTAADNQKEYIVSIYHKDGYLLDAVTKLVPIFVENRLTGVYAIMKPLEKSERIEKVLQESEKRLRTLMNSMPAFVIFKDHEGRWLEANDYALSCFNFHNVPYHGKRDNELIQYNEAYREAFLHCEEVDELTWQKGQILHGEEFIIHRDDFDLVLSISKVPLFHPDGSRKGLIVMGRDVTELKETEKLLRKSEKLAVVGQLTAGIAHEIRNPLTSLKGFLTLLHPEINEENKWYVDVMLSEISQMESITSQFMAMSKPQVLSIHTCNVQTLIEEVVTFILPTAIMHSVHIIMDHFDYISDIQCDSNQLKQVFINILKNAIEAMPDGGNIFIQTASLENDFVSIRIIDEGCGIPEERMARLGEPFYSLKEKGTGLGLMMCYKIIQEHHGKLFISSELNIGTTVDIQLPIATSQPVTNS
- a CDS encoding VOC family protein, producing MKNYIQGIDHVQVAAPVGCEEEAREFYGNKIGMEEIPKPEELKKRGGCWFKCGNQEIHIGVEQNFNPAKKAHPAFYVLKIDEFKQELIKQGVEVIDDNARPDVIRFYVSDPFGNRIEFMENKN